The Longimicrobium sp. region GTGGGCGTGCCCATCATCGGCACGCCGGTGGACGCTATCGACCGCGCGGAAGACCGCGAGCGCTTCGAGGCGCTGGCGCGCGAGCTGGGCGTTACCCAGCCGCCCAACGGCCTCGCCGTCTCCGCGGACGAAGCGGCGGAGATCGCCGGGCGCATCGGCTATCCCGTGCTCCTGCGCCCGTCGTACGTCCTGGGGGGGCGGGGGATGGAGATCGTGTACGACGAGCCCGGGCTGCGTGACTATTTCCAGCGCGCCGTCGAGGTCAGCCACGACCGCCCCGTGCTGATCGACCGCTTCCTCGAGGACGCCTTCGAGGCCGACGTCGACGCCCTCTGCGACGGCGAGACGGTGGTGATCGGCGGGGTGATGCAGCACATCGAGGAGGCCGGCATCCACTCCGGCGACAGCGCCTGCGTGCTCCCGCCGTACAAGCTCGACGACCGCCAGATCGCCGAGATGCGCGAGCAGACCAAGCGGTTCGCGCTGGCGCTCGGCGTCGTCGGCCTGATCAACGTGCAGTACGCGGTGTACGGCGGCACCGTGTACGTGCTGGAGGTGAACCCGCGCGCCTCGCGGACCGTTCCCTTCGTTTCCAAGGCCACGGGGATCCAGCTGGCGCGCATCGCCTCGCGGCTGATGGTGGGGGAGAAGCTGGCGGACTTCCGGCTGCCGGAGGAGATCCCGGTAGGCGGCGTGGCGGTGAAGGAGTCGGTCTTCCCCTTCAACAAGCTGGAGCAGGACCCGCTGCTGGGCCCGGAGATGCGGTCGACGGGCGAGGCGATGGGGTTCGACGACGGGTTCGGGATGGCGTTCGCCAAGGCGCAGGCCAGCGCGGGGATGGACCTGCCGCAGGAGGGCAACGTCATCATCACTGTGAACGACCCCGACAAGCCGACCATCACGCCCATCGCGCGGCGGCTTTCGGACCTCGGCTTCAAGCTCCTGGCCACGGGGGGGACGGCGCGCTACTTCCGCCAGCGGGGGATCCCGTGCGAGCGCGTGTTCAAGGTCAACGAGGGGCGGCCGAACCTGGCGGACCACATCATCAGCGGCGAGGTGGCGCTGCTGATCAACACGCCGCTGGGCAAGCAGAGCCAGTACGACGACTACACCGTGCGCCGCGCGGCCATCACCTACAAGGTCCCGTACATCACCACCACCAGCGCCGCAGAGGCCGCCGCGGACGCGATCATCGCGCTGCGCAACCGCGCCCGCGAAGTGCGCAGCATCCAGGAGCGCACAGGCGCAATCGCCAGCTCGGTGGGGTGACGGAACCGGTAAATTTCGTCACTTTTGCGCCACCGCAAACCACATTTGGACACACCTTGCGCCCGAGGCGGGGATTGGTTTTATTCCGGAAGTGACCTGTCTTCCCCAACAACGATGCGGGAGGTGCTCACGTGCCGAGGCCGATCATCGACTACACGCCGACGTCGCAGATGCCCCAGCGCCAAGTCAAGCCGATCCCCGGCGCGATGGACTGGCTCAAGGAGCATTGGGACGAGTATGCGGGCCAGTGGGTGGCCATAGGTCCCAACGGCCTCGTGGCCGTGGCCGACACGTTCCCGGAGTTGGCTGCCCGTCTTGGGGGTTCGTTTGAAGGAGTCCTGACCGCGCATCTCGTATGACGCGGCTCACAAACGCACACGGGGGTGCGTTCGCCACGGGCGAGGCTCGGTTCACATCTCAGCCGGCACACGAGGTCGATCTTCTAACGCGCATCCATCTGCCGATCGAGATCGGCACGGTTCCGACGCTCGCGGTGCTCGATACAGGTGGGGCTTACCTCATGCTCGACCCGCTGGTGGCGATGAGGGTGAAGCTCGGTGCGGCAATCGAGACCGACCAACTGGTGATTCGTGGATTCGTGATCGCCGGGACGGTGCACCGAATTCCAGTCACGATCCCGGCCGACGTGGGTGAGCCTTTGACGTTCGAGGCGACCGCCTTCGTTCCGGAGCTCGAGGACGGAGAGTTCTGGCCGCTGCCGAGCTATCTCGGATGGCAAGGATGCCTGGACCGCATCCGGCTCGCACTCGACCCGCGAGATGAGCGGGTTTACTTCGGCGCCGCGTAGACGTGATTCAATCGCGCTGAGCGCCGCCCGGTTTCCGCGTGGCGATCGGCACTGATTGTCGGAATTCCGCTGCGCGCTGCCGCGTGCGGAGGCAAATTTCGGTGGACCGTCTTCCGACAGGTCCCACCCTCCCGGGCGGCGCCGCGAAAACCCTACTCGCGGCGCCGCTCGGTCGCTATCATCTCCCTGTCCTCCCGCTCCATCCCGCCACCACGCGCCCACGTTCCCCGCGCATCCGCCCATGCAGATCCGCCGCACCCCGAGGGTCTACGACGTGTGCATCGTGGGGTCGGGCGCCGGCGGGGGGATGGCGGCGTACGTGCTGGCGCGCGCCGGCGCCGACGTGGTGATGCTGGAGGCCGGCCCCGACTGGGACAACGCGCGCGACGGGGCCATGTTCCGCTGGCCCTACCAGTCGCCCCGCCGCGGCGCCTCCACCCCCGAGCGCCCGTTCGGCGAGTTCGACGCCTGCCTGGGGGGATGGGAGATCGAGGGCGAGCCGTACACCCGCGCCGAGGGCACGAAGTTCGACTGGTGGCGCGCCCGCATGGTGGGCGGCCGTACCAACCACTGGGGGCGCATCTCGCTGCGCTTCGGCCCCGACGACTTCCGGCGCAGAAGCATCGACGGGCTGGGCGACGACTGGCCGATCGGCTACGAACAGGTGAAGCCCTGGTACGACGCGGTCGACCGGCTGATCGGCATCTTCGGGAGCACGGAGGGACTTCACAATCACCCCGACGGCATCTTCCTCCCCCCGCCCCGGCCACGCTGCTACGAGCTGCTGATCCAGCGCTCCGCGGCCCGGCTGGGGATTCCCTGCATCGCCTCGCGCCTCTCCATCCTCACCCGCCCGCTGAACGGCCGCCCCGCCTGCCACTATTGCGGCCAGTGCAGCCGCGGCTGCGCGGTGAACGCCAACTTCTCCAGCACCGGCGTGCTCATCGCCCCGGCCAGGCAGACGGGGCGGCTGACGCT contains the following coding sequences:
- a CDS encoding DUF5678 domain-containing protein; its protein translation is MPRPIIDYTPTSQMPQRQVKPIPGAMDWLKEHWDEYAGQWVAIGPNGLVAVADTFPELAARLGGSFEGVLTAHLV